In Afipia carboxidovorans OM5, the sequence CCCTCATCGCGCACCATGACGCGCTGTCGCCGAAGGAGCGCACCGCCACGATCTATCCGCGCTATCTCGAGTCCGAGGCGACGAGTGTCGAAGGCGTGCTGATGATGCAGTCCTTCCGTGAGGGCACGCCCTATGCGGGCGAGGACCTGTTCATGGCGGACGGTGCGCACTTCACCGCACGCTGCTCACGCGATGCGCGCACGCCCGGCATGTGTCTCAGCGAACGCCGGATCGGTGACGCCGATCTGCACTTCCGCTTCCCGCGCGCATGGTTGTCGCAATGGCAGGATGTCGCTGATGCGATGGACCAGCTCGCCGGACAGCTGCAGGGGCCGAGGAAATAGGCGGCGCTCGCGATGCGCTCCCTCTCCCCGTTGGGGAGAGGTGAAGCAAGAAATGAAAATGGCCGGTAAAAACCGGCCACCGCATCGCCTTTCGTGAGGCAGCGTCAGTCTTCCTGATCGGCGAGATCGTCCTCGAGGATCGCCATCTGGAATTGATAGGAACGGTCATCGTCCTCATCGTCGACGAACAGCACGCCGATGAACTCCTCGCCGATATAGACCTCGGCGGAATCGTCCTTCTTCGGGCGCGGCACGACGCGGATCTTCGAGTTGCCGAACGTGCGCTTGAGGTAAGCGTCGAGCTTTCTGACTTCGGTAACGTCCACGGCAATCTCCAGTGAGGGCGACGGCGCCCCTCTTACGCGCGGCCAAGCTTAGCGCCGGGCCTCATGCACGCCAATAGCGCAACGTGCGTCATGAACCAAGTGCAGAGAATGTCTTTTACAAGCCGAGCGCGGTAAGCATCTGGTCCATGGTGCGCGACGGCTCGGAGCAACCGGCCGTTCCCACCACACGCGCCGGCACACCCGCCACCGTGACGTTGTTCGGCACCGGCTTCACCACGACCGAACCGGCCGCGATGCGCGCGCAATGCCCGACCTCGATATTGCCGAGGATCTTCGCGCCCGCGCCGATCATCACGCCGCGGCGGATTTTCGGATGGCGATCCTCGTTCTCCTTGCCCGTGCCACCGAGCGTGACATCGTGCAGGATCGAAACGTCGTCTTCGATCACCGCCGTCTCGCCGACGACGAAGCCAGTTGCATGATCGAGGAAGATGCCGCGGCCGATCCGCGCCGCCGGATTGATGTCGGTCTGAAACACCGACGACGACTGGCTCTGAATGTAGAAAGCGAAATCCTTGCGGCCCTGCTTGTGCAGCCAATGCGCAAGACGGTGCGCTTGAATGGCATGGAAGCCCTTGAAGTACAGCAGCGGGTCCATGAAGCGCGAGGTCGCCGGATCACGGTCGTAAACAGCTACGAGATCGGCGCGGAAGACGTTGCCGAGATCGGGATCGTCGCGCAGTGCATCCTGATACGCCTGACGGATCAAGCCTGCCGACAGCGCCGCATGATCGAGCCGCTCGGCAATGCGATGCACGATCGCATCTTCGAGCGTGTCATGATGAAGGACGCTCGAATAAAGGAAGGTCGCAAGCTCGGGCTCGTGCCGGGCTGCTTCTTCTGCCTCCTCGCGAATCCGGCTCCAGACCGGATCGACCCGCGAGAGGGCTGCTTTTGCATCGACGTGGACTTTAGCCATAGGTTTCTTCCGGGTGTTGTGCCCGCCTGCGGGAGGCGCAGTTTACCACATAATGGCCGATGGCAACGCTACAATGCCACCGTCCGGCCCATACGGATAATAAACCTCAATCATGACGGGCAAGGAAGGCGAGCACGCCCTCCTTGTAAACCCGGTCTCCGACCGCCCGCATGTGGTCGCGGCCCGGAATGTCGAGCATTTCCGCACCCCGCATCACCTCATGCAGCCGCTGCGGCGAACCCGACACATCATCATTGGTGCCGACCGCGATCAGCGCCGGTGTCTTGATCGAAGCAACCTGCTCCGGCGTCAGCCATTGGCGCGAGCCGCGCAGACAGGCCACAAGCGCGCGGCGGTCCGAGCGGGTCTGCTCTGCGAATGCGCGAAACATGCGGCCCATCGGATCGGTGACGTCTTCAAGCGACGGCGCCTCGAGCGCCACCGCAACATCCTCGCCGGGCCCACCGCCTTCGATCAATCCATAACCGAGGCCGCCGATGATGAGCGTGCGCAACCGCTCCGGATGATGCAGCGCGAGTACAGAGGCAATGCGCGAGCCGAGCGAATAACCCATGATGTCGGCGTGCGGAATATCGAGATGATCCATCAGCGCGCGCACGTCGCTCGCCATGATCTCCAGCGAATATTGCGCACGATCATAAAGCTTGCTGGACGCACCATGGCCGCGATTGTCGAGCGCGACGACGCGGCGGCCTGCCTTGGTCAGCGCCGAGACCCAACCCGGATAAACCCAGTTGACACCCGCAGACGAACCGAAGCCGTGGACAAGGAAAATCGGATTGCCCTCGCCTTCATCGATATAGGCAATCTCGACGGGGCCGTTGTGAAAACTCGGCATGGCACTTCCAGTGTAGGTAAAAACAAGACGGCGGCCGTTCTAACCGCGTCGGTAGGGCTTTGCCAGTGCTTGACGCCCGGCAATTTATGCAGATGAGGCTTGCGTTGCGAGGAAGAGGCGCCGGGCTTTCACGCGCTTGCGGCGATGAAGCCAGGCGAGCGTCAGTCTTTCCGTCGTCGATTTGATCGAAGCGAGCGTGCCGATCAGTGCAATCAGCGCGGCGAATACCCACCATGCAAGATTGAATGCGCCGCTCGCGAGCAACAGCGCACCGCGCCCGAGAAGCTTGAGCGTCGCGCGGGTTTCCTTGCCCTTGGCTTCCGCAAGTCGCGCCGCGCGCGCAACATCCTTCGGACCATCGGCAATGCGTAGCACATCGAGCGTGCCCTTCGCGCCGATCTTGGCGTTGACGCGACCGGTGTCCTTGGCAAGGCGAACAAGCACGCCCGCCTTCTCCGCCTTGAACGCGGCCTTGATGAGATGCGCGCTCTGTGCCGGGCGCGTCAGCGAGACGTTCTGAACAGCATGCGTGAGAGCGGGCGTATCGATCATGTTGCGCGCGGCGCGGCCCGTCCATGCCGTGAGACCCGCGCCGAGGCGGCCGGTCTTGCGTGCATCCTTCACGAGGGTAAGCCCGGCGCGCAAAGGTGCGACGCCCGCGGCCGATACATAAGTCGCGGCCGTCACCACGATGCCGGTCGCCGCAAGACCGAGGATCAGCCTGTCGGCCTCCTCGCCCATCACAAGCCGCTTGCCCTCGCGCAACACATCGCGCACGTCGCCGAACACGAACAGATCGCCCACGAGCGTACCCGACAGGCTCGCCGCATCGTCACCCTCGCCGGTGACAAGTCCGCGCGCAAACCGCCCGGCGACCGCAGAGGCTCCATCATGCGCGGCCACCGCCGCGCGAACCTCATCCGTCAGTTGCTCCGGGAGAGCAATGCCCTTCGCAGCCGCGACAGCCACGAAGCTCTCCGCAAGCTCGGGATCGCCCGCTTCCAGCGCCTGGCGAATATGTCCGTCGATCACGGACGCGCGCGTCTCACCTACCGGGAGAGCCTGCTCCAGCCGGACATCCGACAATCGCGCAGGGTCGTCCTGCGCCATGAGAATGGCGAGGGAGGTCTCGGCGCGCGGAAACAGCAGCGCCAGGGCCGTCACACAGACGGCCAGAGCGCCAACGCATCCAATCGCAAGGCCGGTTTTATTGGTTTGCATGCACAAGCCAAAGGTCATGCGTATTGATGTGGCAATTCTGCGGCGGGTTCACCAGAGCTCCCCCTTCAGACGTGCGTCGAAAGCAGTCCCTCCGAAAGGAGGGCTTTCCGCAACCCTGGAGAGCGTATGGAATCCTGATCGAACAATTTACTCCGCCCTCGTGATTTCTGTTGTGAATCCGACGGGACCCGTGCTGACCCATCTGGTATTGCGCGTATCATAGGGGTAAGAGGTTCCCGCCCTCGCGGGTGACTACGCACTCATCGACAATCTGGACGCTCTGCTTCACCAAGCGCTTCGACGACCCGGAAAGTTCCAAGGCAATCCCAAGGTTAAATCCAATGGCCGACCACATCGTTCCTCACTTCCACAATGGCCCGGGTGTCAGCGTCATCGAAATCGGATCGCGCGAGTTCATGTGCATCGGCGCGAACCCGCCGTTCGATCACCCGCACGTCTTCCTCGATCTCGGCAATGACGACGAGATCATCTGCCCGTACTGCTCGACGCTGTATCGCTTCGCACCGGATCTCGCGGCCGGTGAAGCGCGGCCGCCGCAGTGCGTGGTGGAAGACAAGGTTCTCTGAGCGGCGTGGAGCCCGCCCGCACGCTTGCCATCGCGGGGGCTGGCATCGGGGGCCTCACCGCCGCGCTCACGTTGAACCGCATCGGCTATCGCGTCATCATTCTTGAACGCGAAACCGAACTCACCGAAGCAGGCGCCGGCCTTCAACTCTCTCCCAATGCAAGCCGTGTCCTGATCGATCTTGGGCTCGAGCAAAGCCTTGCCTCCACCGCAATCACACCGGAAGCCATCCGCGTCATCAACGCGCGCAGTGGTCGTGACATTGCGCGCCTGCCGCTCGGCGAGCGCGTCTCCACCCGCTTCCGTGCGCCCTACTGGCTGATCCACCGCGCCGCCCTGCAGGCGACGCTCGCCGCGAAAGTGCGCGCAACGCCCGGCATCGAACTACGGCTCGGCTGGCGCTTCGACGAAGTAACGGATGAGGCAAGCGGCGTCACCGTCATCCAGCGGCGCGGGATGTCGTACCGGGCAGAGCGTGTGCAGGCACTGATCGGCGCCGACGGTGTCTGGTCCGCCGTGCGCCAGCAGGTATTCCCCGAGGCTGGCCCGCGGTTCAGTCGCCGCATCGCATGGCGCGGCATGATCGATGCGGCGCATGCGCCCCGCTTCTTTGAAAAGCGCAACGTGCATCTGTGGATGGGGCCGAACGCGCATCTCGTGGCCTATCCGGTCGTCGGCAGCGGCAGCATCAATCTCGTCGCCATCGTCACCGGCGAATGGAACAAGCCGGGCTGGAGCGAGCCCGGCCACGCCGCCGAACTTGCCCGACACTTCACAAAACCCTGGGACGATTTCGCGCGCGCGCTCATCAACGCGACGCCGAGCTGGCGCAAATGGGCGCTGTTCGAGGTCCCGAACCCGGTTTTCGCCAAAGGCGCTGTTGCGATGCTCGGCGACGCTGCCCATGCGATGTTGCCGTTCGCGGCACAGGGCGCGGCGATGGCAATCGAGGACGCAGCCGTGCTCGCACGCAGCATCGAGACGCATCCCGACGATCTCACAGCCGCCTTCCGCCATTACGAGACGGCGCGCCGTGCGCGTGTCTCAAGAGTGCAGCGCCTGTCGCGCCAGAACGGGCAGATCTACCACCTCAAGGGTGTCGCCAGCACCGCGCGCGACCAGACCATGCGGCTGCTCGGCGGCAAGCGCCTGCTCGCCCGGCAGAACTGGATTTACGGCTGGCGCCCCTGAGGCATCAGCGTTTCGGATGGGATTTGCGTCTGTCCGGATGCGTGGGCGTGGCCGGCTTTTCGATCGGCACCGGGCCGCAGTTCAGCTTCTGCCGGTTCTCGTCGATCTGTTCGAGTTGACCGCGCGCGGTGACGAACTCGCTCTGGTAGGCAAGCCCCGACATCAGCGACCCCGCAAAGCCGGTCTCGGCCTTCGCCATCAACCCCTGCAACTCGGCAACGCGCTGGGCGACAGCCTTGCGCGCGGTGTTCAACTGCTCGCAGTTGTAGAGCGCGTAATGCGCGGGATCGACAAAGAAGCTCGCCGCCTGCGCGGCAGCGGGCGCGCCACACACGAGGATGGCAGCAAGAAAGAGAGACGTCCGATCGCGCATGCGTTCAATCATCCGAAGCAAATGAGGATGGCACCCTAGAGCATTATCGTGTCCGATGGAATCCATCGGGCGTCCTATCGCAACGCCAGCCGGGCCGTCAGCGTGTGCTTCACCTCTGGCCATTCGCTATCGATGATGCTGAACATCACGGTGTTGCGCACCCGCCCGTCAGGCATGATGCGCTCATTGCGCAGGATGCCCTCCTCCTTCGCGCCGAGCCGCGCAATCGCCGCGCGCGATTTCGCATTGAGCTCGTCGGTCTCCAGTTGCACACGGACACAGGCGAGCGTCTCGAAGGCATAGGTCAGCATCAGAAGCTTCATCTCTGTGTTGACCACCGTTCGTTGATGCGACGCCGATATCCAGGTGTGACCGATCTCCACCTGCCGGTTCTTGTGATCCAGCCTCCAGAACCGCGTCGAGCCGATCGGCTTGCCGCTCGCGCGATGCTCGATGACATAAGGAATGACCGAGCCGCTGCGCCAGCCGTCGAGCGCGGGGGCCATATAATCCGCAACAGTCGCAGCCGAGGGCACCGTCGTGACCTTGAGCGTCCACAACTCGCCGTCGGATGCCGCCTGCACCAGCGCGTCCGCGTCGTCTTCGCGCATCAGGCGGAGCCGGACGTGAGCGCCGACAAGATCGGGAGCGGGTGCTGGCGTCGTCATGATTCAATCCTCAGGATTCGTCGAAACCGATCGCGGTGCGGCGGCGGCCACGCAAGCGGTGCCCAAGCTTGCGCAACTCCTCGGCATAGCGGCGGCCCTGACGCGCAAGCTCGCCCCGGCGCTTGAAGTCGCTGCGCCCGACCGCGCTGCCGGCCTCCTCCAGTGCAGGACCCTTCTTCTGCACGGCGAGCGCGGGAAACATCTGATAGGTCGCAAGACGCGACGCCTTGCCCAGCGCATAATCGAAAATGATCAGATCGAGCGGCAGACTGATGCGCTCCGTCATCGCAAGCAGCCGCTTCGCACCCGTTCGCGACACGATATAGGCGCCCGCGCGATAATGCGTACTGCGTACCCGCCCGAGCCGAAAGCCCTGCCCGACCTCGCGCGGCGGCACGTCGATCCAGACGCGGTTGAAGCTTTCCTCGATCTTGACGATATCCGCATCCACCGGAATCCACGCTGTATCCGACAGAAATGCAGGCAGCCGCGGCGAGAACAGCATGTCGTCCTCGAACACACAGCCATGGCTCGCCGCCCCATCAGCGATCATCTGCCAGCACTTGCGGTGGCTGAGAGCGCAGGCGACCTCGTTGGGCTTGAGCGGCAGCCACGCCGGATGAGGCGCGCGCACGGTGTCGAGCTCCGCAGCGGTCATCGCCTTTCCATCGACCGCATCGACACGCGTGAATGCAATCCCGAGCGCGCGGAAACGCGCCTGCATCTCGGCAAGCCGCTCCGGATCACGCGCGAGATTGATGAGATAGGGCGGGATGGTCATGAAGGCCGGCGAGTCCAAGAGGTGGTGCGGACGGCGGGGATCGAACCCGCACGACGTTGCCATCGAGGGATTTTAAGTCCCTTGCGTCTACCAATTCCGCCACGTCCGCACGTCGCGCCTTGTAGCACCCGCTCCCCCCAAAGGAAAAGCGATGCGGAGCGCCGAAATCCGCAACGAAGGGACGAACGTCCGGCCGCTGCCGGGGCGACCGAGGCAAACCCATGCCCCGATCCGCCGCAGACTGGCCTAAGCCGCCTCTTTCAGGGAAGCCATGTCGATAACGAAGCGATATTTCACGTCGTTCTTCACCAGCCGCTCATAGGCCTGGTTGACGTCCTGCATCTTCACCATCTCGATATCGCTGACGATGTCGTGGCGCGCGCAGAAATCGATCATCTCCTGCGTCTCGGCCATGCCGCCGATCGCCGAGCCGGAGAGATTCTTGCGGCCGAGGATGACGCTCGCGCCAGCCACCGGCGGCACAAGTTCGGTCAGCGCGCCGACCAGCACCATGGTGCGGTCGAGCTTCAGCAGACTCATATACGGATTGACGTCATGGCCGACCGGAATGGTGTCGAGCAGGAAGTCGAACGTCCCGGCATGAGCGGCCATCGCCTCCGCATCGCGCGAGACCAGCACTTCGTCGGCGCCGAGACGCCGCGCATCCTTGCCCTTCTCCGGCGAGGTCGTGACCATCACCACGCGTGCGCCGAACGCCTTGGCGAATTTCACGCCCATGTGCCCGAGCCCGCCAAGGCCGATGATGCCGACCTTCTGCCCCGGCCCGACGCGCCAGTGGCGCAACGGCGAATAGGTGGTGATGCCCGCGCACAGCAGCGGCGCCACCGCCTTGAGGTCGAGCGTGTCGGGAATCTTCACGACGAAGCGCTGTTCGACGACGATCTGCTCCGAATAGCCGCCGAAGGTCAGCGCATCGCTGCCCCGCTCGCGGGCATTGTAAGTCAGCGTCGCGCCATGCTCACAATACTGCTCGAGCCCCTCGTCGCAGGCGAAGCAGCGGCGGCAGGAATCCACCATGCAGCCGACACCGGCAAAGTCGCCGGCCTTCAGCTTCGTCACATTGGCGCCGACGCGCACCACGCGGCCGACGATCTCGTGGCCCGGCACCATCGGATAGAGCGAATTCGCCCAATCATTACGCGCCTGATGCAGATCGGAATGGCAGATGCCGCAATAGAGAATTTCGATCTGGACATCGCCCGGCCCGACATCACGGCGTTCGAACGAAAACGGGACCAGCGGCGATTTGGAATCATGAACTGCGTAACCGCGCACCTTCAGCATAGAACTTCCCCACAAATGAATGAACGGAACGCCTTCCGCAAAAACGCGATGCGCGCTCACGCAGCGCCCGCCAGCCGCGCCTGAGATAGGAACGCCACTTGGCATCGCCAAGAGCTACGAAAGAGCTAGCGACCAAAGAGCAACAGGGATCATCGAGCGCGCGCAGCAATGGTGACTCATCACGCCCACTATCGATCACTCGATGCAGATAGCGCGAACGCCCTCATCCTAACCTTCCCCCACTTGCGGGGGAGGGAATGGGAGTGGGAAACGCCTACGCGCCGTTCTCGCGGATCGGCGGCTGAAACGACAGCCCGGTGTCCCACGGAAAGAATATCCAGGTGTCCTGTGACACTTCCGTGATGAAGGTATCGACCAGCGGCTTGCCCATCGGTTTGGCATAGACCGCGGCGATATGTGCCTTCGGCGCCGTCTCGCGAATGATGCGCGCAGTGCGGCCGGTGTCGACGAGATCGTCGACGATCAGAAGCCCCTCGCCGTTGTCGCCGCCGAGCCGCGTCACCGTCTCCGACAGACCTTTCAGAACCCGCATCTCGGTCTGCGTGGTGTGCTCGTAGCTCGCCACGCACAGCGTATCGATGACGCGCAGACCCAACTCACGTGCGACAATCGCCGCCGGCACCAGCCCGCCGCGCGTCACCGCCACCAGCGCACGAAACGGCCCGGCTCCGTTGAGCCGCCATGCCAGCGCGCGGGCATCGCGATGAAACTGATCCCACGACACCGGAAACGGCTTTTGCGCGGCGTTCTCACTCATCGTTCGACTCCAGACTTTCTTTCACCTCTCCCGTGGGAGAGGTCGGATTGTCATAAGCGCGTTGACGCGCGTTTGCGCCGCGCTATGGCAATCCGGGTGAGGGCGTACGCTCTCGCTAAATCCAGCCCCCCTCACCCCAACCCTCTCCCCACTGGGGAGAGGGAGTATATCGTGCCCGACGGCGCTCTTATGCCTGCGTGACAAGCCGCTCACTGCACCGGATTGCGCGAACCATGCAGTCCGGCCAGCATCTCCTTGACCTCGTCCATCGCGACCTTCAGCTTCTCAGGGTCGCGCGCGCGCACCACGACGTTGGTGTTCGGCCGGCCCGCATCGTCGATATAGGGATAGCTGCCGATGCTGGTTTCGGGATGGGCGGTGGCGATCATGCGCAGTGGCGAGCCGATGTCGCCCTCCTTGGCATTGGCCCGCACCGAATCCGACAGCATGCGCTGGCCGACACGCAGCCGCGGCGCGACGATATCCATCATCGCCTGCATGATAGAGGGCACGCCCGCCATGACGATGACGTTGCCGACCTTGAACCCCGGCGCGAGAATGGTCGCGCTTTCGATCAGCTCCGCCCCCTCGGGAATCCGCGCCATCCGCAGCCGCGCTTCGTTCAGCGCATCGCCGAACCGCTCGCGGAAGCGCGCCACCACCGCGGGGTGATAATCGATCGGCACGCCGAACGCCTTCGCCACCGCGTCGGCGGTGATGTCGTCATGCGTCGGCCCGATGCCGCCGGTTGTGAACACGTAATCGTAACGCTGCCGCAGTGCATTGAGCGCGGCGACGATATCGTCTTCGTCGTCGGCGACGATACGCACTTCCTTGAGGTCGATGCCGAGATTGGTGAGGTACTCGGCGATGAAGCCGATGTTCTTGTCCTTGGTGCGGCCGGACAGAATTTCATCGCCGATCACCAGAATGCCGGCAGTGACGATCTCGGTCATGTCGCACCTCGATTAAAACGGGCGGCGCGTCTGCACCTGCATGCTCCGGAGCGGAGCAACCCGCGATTGTTCCACCACTTGCATATCGCGGGGCCCGCGTTCTTTCCACCGTCCGTTTGCGGCATTCCACCTCTCTTTACCGGAACGACAACACCGGCGACGGTTGCCCGCCACCGCGGGTTTGCGTAAAAAACCGCGCGGAGACCCCTCATGACCTATTGCTGCGGCATCCTCGTCAAGGACGGCCTCGTGATGCTTGCCGATACCCGTACCAATGCGGGACTCGACAACATCTCGACCTTCCGCAAGCTGCACGTGTTCGAACAGCCGGGCGAGCGGGTGATGGCGCTCGCCTCCGCCGGCAATCTCGCGATCACGCAGTCGGTGCTCACGGTGCTCACCGACGGTATCGAGAATCCGCTGACCGGCGAGATCGAAACCCTGATGAACGCGCCGAGCCTGTTTCTGGCCGCGCAACGCATCGGCCGCGCGGTCCGCACCGTCAGCCGCATCGAGGGTCCGGCGCTCAAGGCGGAAGACATCAACTTCGATGTGTCGTTCCTGTTCGGCGGCCAGATCAAGGGCGCGCCGATGCGCCTGTTCATGGTGTACCCCGCCGGCAACTTCATCGCCTGCACCACCGATACGCCTTACCTGCAGATCGGCGAGCACAAATACGGCAAGCCGGTGCTCGACCGCGCGATCTCCTACGATGTCGAATTGTATGATGCGCTCAAGATCGGCCTGATCTCGATGGATTCGACCATGCGCTCCAATCTCGGCGTCAGCCCGCCGATCGACGCCCTGCTGTTGCGGAACGATGCCTGCACGGCCGAACTCAATATACGCATTGAGGACGATGATCCCTATTTCCGCGCGCTGCGCCGCCAGTGGAGCGAAGCGTTGCGCGCGGCCTATCAGAGCATTCCGCGCCCGCCTTATGGGCATAGCAAAGCGTAGTTTTTCGTCATGCCCGGCTTAATGCCGGGCATCCACGTCTTCTTTTCAAAATGAAAGACGTGGATGGCCGGGACAAGCCCGGCCATGACAAAGTGAAATGCGAAATAATAACTTCAAATATAATCGGGAAGCAAAACATGTCTGAACTCAAAGTCGCCCTCGTCACCGGTGCGAGCGCCGGGATCGGCAAGGCCTGCGCGCTCGCGCTCATCAAGGCGGGATTCACCGTGGTGCTGACCGCGCGCCGCAAGGACAAGCTCGATGAAGCGGCAGCCGAGGGAAGCAAGCTCGGCACCTGTCTCGCCGTGCCCGCCGACATGACCGACCCGGCCGCGATCGATGCGCTGTTCGCGCGCATCGTGAAGGAATACGGACGGCTCGACGTGCTGTTCAACAATGCGGGCGTCGGCACGCCGCCGGTGCCGCTGGAAGAACTCACGCTGGCGCAGTGGCAGGCAACGGTCGCGACCAATCTCACCGCTCCGTTCCTGTGCACACAGCATGCCTTCCGCATCATGAAGGACCAGACGCCGCGCGGCGGCCGCATCATCAACAACGGTTCGATCTCGGCCTATGCGCCGCGGCCATTCTCCGCGCCTTACACCTCCACCAAGCACGCGATCACCGGCCTCACCCGCTCGATCGCGCTTGATGGCCGCGCCTACGACATCGCGGGCGGCCAGATCGACATCGGCAATGCCGCGACCGAGATGACCAAGCCGATGGCGGCAGGCATCCGCCAGCCGCGCGGCGACGTGATGGTCGAACCGACGATGGATGTGCAGAACGTCGCCGACGCGGTGGTGTTCATGGCCACGCGCCCGCTCGACGCCAACGTGCTGTTCATGAACGTGATGGCGACCAAGATGCCGTTCGTCGGGCGGGGTTAGGACCGCCCTGCCAATTACACGGGTGTGCCCCGGACGCGGTGCGGCATACTTCATGCCGCTCCGCAGAGCCGGGGCCGCGCCAGACCGGATACGAGACGGTCCCGGTTCTGCAACGCAGCGCTTGCGCGCTGCATTGCGCTCGGGACACGGGTAAACTTCAATGCAGCCGAAACACGCCGTCGATCGCTTTCATCTCGGCGGGCTTGATCAGCCGCGAATGCGCGACCGTCACCGCGAACAGCGGCCCCTCGAGTTTGTCGCGCCAGAATTCGAGGAAGGCGTTGAGCGCCGGGAAGTTCGGAAACAGGTCGTAGTTCTGCCAGACGTAGGATTGCAGCAGCCAGTGATGGTCCGGCCGGCGATAGAGAATCTCCGCCGTGGTCAGCCCGTAGCCCTTGAGCTGCTTCTGAAAATCGGAGCTGACCGATGTCTCCGATGCCCTTGTTTCCGATGCCTTCTGCAACGCCATTCCAGCCTCCGTTCAGGGGACGTGCATCCCGGGAGGGCGGCGGGCCGCCGATGGCGCGAGCCTTCCGAAAAGCTTCGGAATGGCTCCGCGTCTCGCCTCAAGCCCGTGCCCCTCGCGACGCACAGGTGAATCTGACGCATGAACTTCCCTGATCTCAAGCCTCAAAGTTAAATAAATTGTTAAATATCAATAAATTAGCAGCAGGCCAGCAATACTGCTGACAAACGGATCAAGGCGGCCGGTCACGGCCCGGAGCGATGTAGCCTTCCGCGCTCCGGCCTTGTCCCCACGCCGCAGGACTCCCCGCGCCTCGCATTAACGATTTCTGGCAGTCGTCATTTTTGAGTGCCAGAAAATTTGCTATGTTCCTCTTGTCGGCGACAAAAGCTCGCCTATGTCCCGAGGGTCGGCGGTGGCACTCCCACTGAACGACTGCCAATTAAAGACAGACAACAATTTCAATATCTTAGGAGGACTGCATGAAATTCCGTCCGCTTCACGACCGCGTCGTGGTCAAGCGCATCGACGCCGAAGAGAAGACCGCAGGCGGCATCATCATTCCCGACACCGCGAAGGAAAAGCCTTCGCAGGGCGAAATCCTCTCGGTGGGCCCCGGCGGCCGCGACGAGGCCGGCAAGCTGATCCCGATCGATCTCAAGGTCGGCGACATCGTGCTGTTCGGCAAGTGGTCCGGCACCGAGGTCAAGATCGACGGTCAGGATCTCCTGATCATGAAGGAAAGCGACATTCTCGGCGTCCTCACCGACGTCGGCTCCAAGAAGAAGGCGGCCTAACGCATTTACGGGAGCCGTCATCACCGGGCTGAAGTGCGAAGCACGTCTTCGCGTCGATATCC encodes:
- the gpt gene encoding xanthine phosphoribosyltransferase, giving the protein MSENAAQKPFPVSWDQFHRDARALAWRLNGAGPFRALVAVTRGGLVPAAIVARELGLRVIDTLCVASYEHTTQTEMRVLKGLSETVTRLGGDNGEGLLIVDDLVDTGRTARIIRETAPKAHIAAVYAKPMGKPLVDTFITEVSQDTWIFFPWDTGLSFQPPIRENGA
- a CDS encoding alpha/beta fold hydrolase; translation: MPSFHNGPVEIAYIDEGEGNPIFLVHGFGSSAGVNWVYPGWVSALTKAGRRVVALDNRGHGASSKLYDRAQYSLEIMASDVRALMDHLDIPHADIMGYSLGSRIASVLALHHPERLRTLIIGGLGYGLIEGGGPGEDVAVALEAPSLEDVTDPMGRMFRAFAEQTRSDRRALVACLRGSRQWLTPEQVASIKTPALIAVGTNDDVSGSPQRLHEVMRGAEMLDIPGRDHMRAVGDRVYKEGVLAFLARHD
- a CDS encoding zinc-finger domain-containing protein, with the translated sequence MADHIVPHFHNGPGVSVIEIGSREFMCIGANPPFDHPHVFLDLGNDDEIICPYCSTLYRFAPDLAAGEARPPQCVVEDKVL
- a CDS encoding DUF3126 family protein; the protein is MDVTEVRKLDAYLKRTFGNSKIRVVPRPKKDDSAEVYIGEEFIGVLFVDDEDDDRSYQFQMAILEDDLADQED
- a CDS encoding glycosyltransferase family 25 protein; protein product: MTIPPYLINLARDPERLAEMQARFRALGIAFTRVDAVDGKAMTAAELDTVRAPHPAWLPLKPNEVACALSHRKCWQMIADGAASHGCVFEDDMLFSPRLPAFLSDTAWIPVDADIVKIEESFNRVWIDVPPREVGQGFRLGRVRSTHYRAGAYIVSRTGAKRLLAMTERISLPLDLIIFDYALGKASRLATYQMFPALAVQKKGPALEEAGSAVGRSDFKRRGELARQGRRYAEELRKLGHRLRGRRRTAIGFDES
- the cysE gene encoding serine O-acetyltransferase; translation: MAKVHVDAKAALSRVDPVWSRIREEAEEAARHEPELATFLYSSVLHHDTLEDAIVHRIAERLDHAALSAGLIRQAYQDALRDDPDLGNVFRADLVAVYDRDPATSRFMDPLLYFKGFHAIQAHRLAHWLHKQGRKDFAFYIQSQSSSVFQTDINPAARIGRGIFLDHATGFVVGETAVIEDDVSILHDVTLGGTGKENEDRHPKIRRGVMIGAGAKILGNIEVGHCARIAAGSVVVKPVPNNVTVAGVPARVVGTAGCSEPSRTMDQMLTALGL
- a CDS encoding GNAT family N-acetyltransferase; this translates as MTTPAPAPDLVGAHVRLRLMREDDADALVQAASDGELWTLKVTTVPSAATVADYMAPALDGWRSGSVIPYVIEHRASGKPIGSTRFWRLDHKNRQVEIGHTWISASHQRTVVNTEMKLLMLTYAFETLACVRVQLETDELNAKSRAAIARLGAKEEGILRNERIMPDGRVRNTVMFSIIDSEWPEVKHTLTARLALR
- a CDS encoding FAD-dependent monooxygenase, whose translation is MEPARTLAIAGAGIGGLTAALTLNRIGYRVIILERETELTEAGAGLQLSPNASRVLIDLGLEQSLASTAITPEAIRVINARSGRDIARLPLGERVSTRFRAPYWLIHRAALQATLAAKVRATPGIELRLGWRFDEVTDEASGVTVIQRRGMSYRAERVQALIGADGVWSAVRQQVFPEAGPRFSRRIAWRGMIDAAHAPRFFEKRNVHLWMGPNAHLVAYPVVGSGSINLVAIVTGEWNKPGWSEPGHAAELARHFTKPWDDFARALINATPSWRKWALFEVPNPVFAKGAVAMLGDAAHAMLPFAAQGAAMAIEDAAVLARSIETHPDDLTAAFRHYETARRARVSRVQRLSRQNGQIYHLKGVASTARDQTMRLLGGKRLLARQNWIYGWRP
- a CDS encoding NAD(P)-dependent alcohol dehydrogenase, with the protein product MLKVRGYAVHDSKSPLVPFSFERRDVGPGDVQIEILYCGICHSDLHQARNDWANSLYPMVPGHEIVGRVVRVGANVTKLKAGDFAGVGCMVDSCRRCFACDEGLEQYCEHGATLTYNARERGSDALTFGGYSEQIVVEQRFVVKIPDTLDLKAVAPLLCAGITTYSPLRHWRVGPGQKVGIIGLGGLGHMGVKFAKAFGARVVMVTTSPEKGKDARRLGADEVLVSRDAEAMAAHAGTFDFLLDTIPVGHDVNPYMSLLKLDRTMVLVGALTELVPPVAGASVILGRKNLSGSAIGGMAETQEMIDFCARHDIVSDIEMVKMQDVNQAYERLVKNDVKYRFVIDMASLKEAA